In the genome of Halostella salina, the window CGGCGAGGTACGCACAGCGGTCGTAGTCGGCCTCGCGGTAGAACTGCTCCCAGTCCATCGGCCGGCGGTTCGGGGTCGGCGGGGGTAAAGTTCGGGGTCCAACCGTCCGAGCCACGGCCTCGCAACGTTTTTAACCGGCCTGGGACGATCTACCACCATGGCATCCGAACCCCACAGCCGGTGTCCCGCCCGCAAGCAGCAGGACGGTCCGGGGTTCGGCTTCTTCTTCGCGGCCTGACCGGGCCGCGGACTCCGCGCCGGCGGCCGGACGGCCGCGGCGGACGAAACGCCCCGTTTCGAACCGGAATCGGTAACTGACGACCGCGAAGTAACTCTACCAAATGAAGCTCCCAGGACCACAGGCCGCGGTGTTGGACGCCGCGAGCGCGACGGAGGAACGGACGATCGAACGAGTGGCCGACGAGGCCGGGCTGGCCCCCGAGACGGCGACAGGTGCCGTCTTCGAACTCGAATCGGCGGGGCTGGTGGCCGTCGACGAGCGCGTCGACGAGCGCGCCGTACTCACCGACGAAGCCGAGACGTACGTCGAGGAGGGGTTGCCCGAGGTCCGCCTGTACGAGGCGGCCCGCGACGCCGGTGCCGACGAGGCCCCGGTCGAGATGGGGCAGGCGATCGGCGCGTCCGGTCTGGCCGGCGGCGAAGTCGACATCGCGCTGGCCAACTACGCCCGGAAGGGGTACGGGGCCGTCGAGAGCGGCGAGATCACGGCCGACCCGGACGCCGACCCGAACGCCGACCCCGAGGCGGCGGCGCTGGCGACGCTGGCCGACGACGGCGACGCGGACATCGACGCGGACGTGCTGGACCAGCTGGAGCGTCGGGATCTCGTCGAGCGCAGCGAGTCGACGACCCGGGCGTTGACGCTCACCGACGACGGCGTCACCGCGCTGATGGAGGGCGTCGACACCGACGACGGCGGGGCGGTCGGCCAGATCACGCCCGAACTGCTCACCAGCGGCGAGTGGAAGGAGGCCGAGTTCGCCGAGTACAACGTCGAGGCCGACGCCGCCGAGATCAACGGCGGAAAAGAGCACATCCTCCGGCAGACCGCCAACCGCGTGAAGGACACGCTCGTCGGGATGGGGTTCGAGGAGATGGAGGGGCCCCACGCGGACGCCGAGTTCTGGATCAACGACTGCCTGTTCATGCCCCAGGACCACCCGGCGCGGACCCACTGGGACCAGTTCGCGCTGGAGAACCCCTCCGAGATCGACGAGCTACCCGCCGACCTCGTCGAGCGCGTCCGTGACGCGCATCGCAACGGCGTCGGCGAGGACGGCGAGGGGTACCACTCCCCGTGGACCGAGGAGGTGGCGAAGGGGATCGACCTGCGCGGCCACACCACGTCGCTGTCGATGCGCTACCTCTCCGGGCACGCGCAGGGCGACCTCGAACCGCCGAAGCGCTTCTTCAGCGTCGAGAAGGTGTACCGCAACGACACGCTCGACCCGACTCACCTGCTGGAGTTCTTCCAGATCGAGGGGTGGGTGATGGCCGACGACCTCTCGGTGCGGGACCTGATGGGGACGTTCACGGAGTTCTACGAGCAGTTCGGCATCACCGACCTGGAGTTCAAGCCCCACTACAACCCCTACACGGAGCCGAGCTTCGAGCTGTTCGGCACCCACCCCACGACGGGCGAACTCGTCGAGGTGGGCAACAGCGGGATGTTCCGCGAGGAGGTGCTCCGGCCGCTCGGCGTCGACTGCGACGTGATGGCCTGGGGGCTCTCGCTGGAGCGCCTGCTCATGCTGATGTACGGCTTCGAGGACATCCGC includes:
- the pheS gene encoding phenylalanine--tRNA ligase subunit alpha, which gives rise to MKLPGPQAAVLDAASATEERTIERVADEAGLAPETATGAVFELESAGLVAVDERVDERAVLTDEAETYVEEGLPEVRLYEAARDAGADEAPVEMGQAIGASGLAGGEVDIALANYARKGYGAVESGEITADPDADPNADPEAAALATLADDGDADIDADVLDQLERRDLVERSESTTRALTLTDDGVTALMEGVDTDDGGAVGQITPELLTSGEWKEAEFAEYNVEADAAEINGGKEHILRQTANRVKDTLVGMGFEEMEGPHADAEFWINDCLFMPQDHPARTHWDQFALENPSEIDELPADLVERVRDAHRNGVGEDGEGYHSPWTEEVAKGIDLRGHTTSLSMRYLSGHAQGDLEPPKRFFSVEKVYRNDTLDPTHLLEFFQIEGWVMADDLSVRDLMGTFTEFYEQFGITDLEFKPHYNPYTEPSFELFGTHPTTGELVEVGNSGMFREEVLRPLGVDCDVMAWGLSLERLLMLMYGFEDIRDVHGTLADLELLRDTEVIH